A window of Haliscomenobacter hydrossis DSM 1100 contains these coding sequences:
- a CDS encoding SusD/RagB family nutrient-binding outer membrane lipoprotein, producing the protein MKIQYKNILKQGRLAYLVLVLTFFTFSCDDLAELNVDPTRSSPENFDPNFFLSSSQANYLGATTGYSGPILFQSGWVQILASTSTLGANYYSNMDKYVPSTNTANYQQGGWNSGYRSATLANQILFDTEGKTGFENLRAVAKIMIILNMQHITDVYGDIPYSEALQAAAGLTQPEYDTQEALYQALLKDLDAAVSSLDVSKKGPTADLMYNGDVAKWKKFGYSLMLRMAMRLVKISPATAKSYAEKAAAGGTFASAADDAFIKYDNTNGYTNGNAGPLNTASDFYEVRWSKTIIDYLKTKNDPRLGLIAEVPQDGFAANNNAALSGNSTPANQLGLPNGFDIAGGATDITTSPGYPGATGSGSDATKIGKYSRPTAIYRNVNAPAFILTYAESELLLAEAVVRGFTVSGTAASHYSNALRGALAGMAPFGASAAIDAATVNAYVTANPLDVSSQANSLKMINEQYWATTGLLFNFVEAWNNWKRSGHPVLTPVKFTGNFSNGAIPRRQPYPTGEAGQNGDAYTKAVTRLPGGDQWTSRIWWDAN; encoded by the coding sequence ATGAAAATACAATATAAGAATATCCTTAAACAAGGAAGACTTGCCTACTTAGTGTTGGTACTTACTTTCTTTACCTTCTCCTGCGACGATTTGGCCGAGTTGAACGTAGACCCAACCAGGTCTTCACCCGAAAACTTTGACCCAAATTTCTTCTTGTCTTCTAGTCAGGCGAATTATTTGGGTGCAACTACGGGTTATAGTGGCCCTATTCTATTTCAGAGCGGCTGGGTACAAATTTTGGCCAGTACCTCTACCTTAGGTGCCAACTACTACTCCAACATGGACAAGTATGTTCCATCTACCAACACAGCGAATTATCAACAAGGTGGCTGGAACAGTGGTTATCGATCAGCTACCCTGGCCAATCAAATCTTGTTTGATACCGAAGGCAAAACTGGGTTTGAAAATTTGAGGGCGGTGGCCAAAATCATGATTATCCTGAACATGCAGCACATTACCGATGTTTATGGAGACATACCTTACTCGGAAGCATTGCAGGCTGCTGCCGGGCTCACCCAGCCTGAATATGACACCCAGGAGGCTCTTTACCAGGCTCTGCTTAAAGATTTGGACGCTGCGGTAAGCAGTTTAGACGTTTCCAAAAAAGGCCCAACTGCGGATCTGATGTACAATGGGGATGTTGCCAAATGGAAAAAATTTGGTTACTCACTCATGCTGCGCATGGCCATGCGATTGGTGAAAATAAGTCCAGCCACTGCCAAGTCTTATGCCGAGAAAGCAGCAGCAGGCGGCACATTTGCCAGTGCAGCTGATGACGCTTTTATCAAGTATGACAATACCAATGGCTATACGAACGGCAATGCAGGACCTTTGAATACTGCTTCTGATTTTTATGAGGTTCGCTGGAGCAAAACCATCATTGATTATTTGAAGACCAAAAATGATCCTCGTCTGGGATTAATTGCTGAAGTTCCACAAGATGGCTTTGCGGCGAACAACAACGCTGCACTGAGTGGCAATTCTACTCCTGCAAACCAGCTTGGTTTACCCAACGGATTTGATATAGCTGGAGGAGCTACCGACATCACTACCTCTCCTGGCTATCCAGGTGCAACAGGCTCTGGCTCAGATGCTACCAAAATTGGGAAGTACTCACGTCCAACAGCTATCTACCGCAATGTAAATGCCCCCGCATTTATTCTGACTTACGCGGAGAGTGAATTACTCTTGGCAGAGGCAGTTGTAAGGGGCTTTACGGTATCGGGTACTGCTGCTAGTCACTACAGCAACGCGCTTCGAGGTGCCTTGGCTGGCATGGCACCATTTGGCGCCAGCGCAGCTATTGATGCGGCTACGGTAAACGCATATGTTACAGCAAACCCGCTTGACGTTTCTTCCCAAGCCAATTCTCTAAAGATGATCAATGAGCAGTATTGGGCAACCACTGGCCTTTTGTTCAACTTTGTGGAGGCATGGAACAACTGGAAACGTTCGGGCCATCCAGTGCTAACACCTGTTAAATTTACTGGTAATTTCTCGAATGGAGCAATTCCCCGCAGACAGCCTTATCCAACTGGAGAAGCTGGCCAGAATGGTGATGCTTACACCAAGGCAGTCACCAGACTTCCAGGCGGTGATCAGTGGACTTCCCGCATTTGGTGGGACGCGAATTAA
- a CDS encoding VCBS repeat-containing protein: protein MKQVFAVALYLLTLISTTAQSVFEPVNSSRSGVTFKNIIVENATQNALTYENLFNGGGIAVGDINNDGLEDIYFVSNMQLNKLYLNQGNFKFKDITQSAGVAGRMGWKSGTSMVDINGDGLLDIYVCYSGKTDAEKRRNQFFINQGNLTFIDKAQEMGLDDPSYTTQVSFFDYDRDGDLDAFLIATNVNVIRDLEYSQARKSKHPYAGDKLFRNDNGRFTEVTEQAGILSNALGFGLGVAVSDVNKDGWLDIYVSNDYAEPDYLYINNHDGTFTDKLDISLQHISQFSMGSDIADVNNDLLPDIFTADMLPEDNKRQKLLYGPDNYEQFALMVSEGYHYQFMRNMLHLNNGNGTFSEVGQLAGVSNTDWSWAPLFADYDNDGWKDLFVTNGYFRDYTNRDFLKYKGDYYFQKVLAHEKADTLELAKSMPSTPVHNYIFKNMGNAQFEDQSKAWGFSTPTFSNGAAYADLDNDGDLDLIVNNQNAEASLYRNLSRQQNASRHYIALQLKGAGLNTQAIGSAVTIYTVQGRQFFEMMPVRGYQSSVTSRIHAGLDGLTQIDSIVVVWPTGKKSKITNIMADQLLVLEEVNSKSTDHYSTPQTATLFKSEKSPLVYRHTEYGANDFKRQPLLTTMLSPCGPVMASADVNKDGTLDIFVGGTKENPGRLFVQLSNGIFRMMGNFDFKEDANCSDADARFFDADGDGDQDLYVVSGGYHEYQPDQEVLQDRLYINDGKGNFTKARDAIPHMSPAKSCVRPIDFDHDGDLDLFVGGRVMPGSYPQTPASYLLLNDGSGRFTDATEKLLPLLHNLGMITDAAWVDVNEDTFADLIVMGEFMPISLFINKQGQRFEEATNQYFKNLESGWWSRLAVADFDHDGDDDLIAGNFGLNAQFKASESEPISLVYTDFDSNGSIDPILVSYVQHKPYPFAGRDEMLDQLFPLRKKFTTYAPYSEATLTDLFTSAELSQAKRLTATELRTVYFENQGKQFVKHILPPEAQYAPVHSIEVLDFNRDGHLDFILAGNQSAIRIRLGSIDANFGQVYEGDGKGNFRYVPQAESGLSLTGDVKSLKWIKTPAGEFLLAGINNFGIVAYKAVGQK, encoded by the coding sequence ATGAAACAAGTATTCGCAGTTGCTCTTTATTTGCTCACCTTGATCTCTACCACGGCGCAAAGTGTATTCGAGCCCGTTAACTCCTCGCGTTCAGGTGTAACATTTAAAAACATCATTGTTGAAAATGCAACTCAAAACGCACTTACCTACGAAAACTTATTCAATGGTGGTGGTATTGCCGTTGGCGACATCAACAACGATGGCCTCGAAGACATCTACTTCGTTTCTAACATGCAACTCAATAAGTTGTACCTCAATCAGGGCAACTTCAAATTCAAAGACATTACTCAATCGGCCGGAGTAGCTGGCCGCATGGGATGGAAAAGTGGCACCTCGATGGTAGACATCAATGGCGATGGGCTGCTCGATATCTACGTGTGTTACTCCGGCAAAACGGATGCAGAAAAAAGGCGCAATCAGTTTTTTATCAACCAGGGAAATCTCACCTTCATCGATAAGGCTCAAGAGATGGGTCTTGACGATCCATCATACACCACACAAGTCTCATTCTTCGACTACGACCGTGACGGTGATCTTGATGCTTTCTTAATCGCTACCAATGTAAACGTGATCCGCGATCTGGAATATTCACAGGCACGCAAATCAAAACACCCCTATGCAGGAGATAAATTGTTTCGCAATGACAATGGGCGCTTTACCGAAGTAACGGAGCAAGCGGGTATTCTTTCCAATGCACTCGGCTTTGGTTTGGGGGTGGCCGTATCGGATGTAAACAAAGATGGCTGGCTGGATATTTATGTCTCTAATGACTATGCCGAACCGGATTACCTCTACATCAACAATCACGATGGAACATTCACCGACAAGCTGGATATTTCACTTCAACATATTTCGCAATTCTCTATGGGTTCAGACATAGCTGATGTCAACAATGATCTGTTACCGGATATTTTCACTGCCGACATGTTGCCGGAAGACAATAAAAGACAGAAGCTATTGTACGGACCGGATAACTATGAGCAATTCGCACTCATGGTGAGTGAGGGCTATCATTACCAGTTCATGCGCAATATGCTGCACCTCAACAATGGTAATGGCACATTTTCCGAAGTAGGGCAACTCGCGGGCGTATCCAACACCGACTGGAGTTGGGCACCTCTATTTGCCGATTACGATAACGATGGCTGGAAAGATCTATTCGTTACAAACGGATATTTCCGGGATTATACAAATCGAGATTTTCTTAAATACAAAGGGGACTACTATTTTCAGAAAGTATTGGCACATGAAAAAGCGGATACGCTGGAGTTGGCCAAGTCAATGCCTTCAACACCGGTGCACAATTATATTTTTAAAAACATGGGCAACGCTCAGTTTGAAGATCAGAGCAAGGCCTGGGGATTTTCAACGCCTACTTTTTCAAATGGTGCTGCTTATGCCGATCTGGACAATGACGGCGATCTGGATCTGATTGTAAACAATCAGAATGCTGAGGCTTCGCTTTACCGGAATCTCTCGCGCCAGCAAAACGCATCGCGCCATTACATCGCTTTGCAACTGAAGGGTGCTGGACTGAACACCCAAGCTATTGGTAGCGCTGTGACGATTTACACGGTACAGGGCAGGCAGTTTTTTGAAATGATGCCCGTGCGCGGTTATCAGTCATCCGTTACGAGCAGAATTCATGCTGGTTTAGATGGCCTAACCCAGATCGATTCGATAGTTGTGGTTTGGCCTACAGGCAAGAAAAGTAAAATTACCAACATCATGGCCGACCAGTTGCTCGTGTTGGAAGAAGTAAACTCGAAATCTACAGATCATTATTCTACCCCACAAACAGCTACACTTTTCAAAAGCGAAAAATCACCTCTTGTCTATCGTCACACCGAATATGGGGCAAACGATTTTAAACGACAACCACTGCTCACGACCATGCTATCGCCTTGCGGCCCCGTGATGGCGAGTGCCGATGTCAATAAAGATGGCACGCTGGATATTTTTGTTGGGGGTACCAAAGAAAATCCCGGTCGATTGTTCGTACAGTTGAGCAACGGCATCTTCCGGATGATGGGTAATTTTGATTTCAAAGAAGATGCAAATTGTTCGGATGCGGATGCCCGCTTTTTCGATGCTGACGGTGACGGCGATCAGGATTTATATGTAGTGAGTGGCGGTTATCACGAATACCAGCCGGATCAAGAAGTCTTGCAGGATCGCTTGTACATCAATGATGGTAAGGGAAATTTCACCAAGGCGCGTGACGCGATACCACATATGTCTCCAGCCAAATCCTGTGTACGGCCAATAGATTTTGATCACGATGGCGATCTCGACTTATTCGTGGGAGGAAGAGTAATGCCCGGTTCATATCCGCAAACTCCTGCAAGTTATCTCTTGCTCAATGATGGTTCGGGGCGTTTCACAGATGCCACAGAAAAGCTCTTGCCTTTACTGCATAATTTGGGAATGATTACTGATGCAGCATGGGTTGATGTAAACGAAGATACTTTTGCTGACCTTATCGTAATGGGAGAGTTCATGCCGATAAGCTTATTTATCAATAAGCAAGGGCAGCGTTTTGAGGAAGCCACCAATCAATATTTTAAAAACCTGGAATCTGGATGGTGGAGTAGACTGGCTGTGGCAGATTTTGACCATGATGGTGATGACGATCTGATTGCGGGTAATTTCGGTTTGAATGCTCAATTCAAAGCAAGTGAATCGGAACCTATCAGTCTGGTATATACTGACTTTGATAGCAATGGTAGCATAGATCCAATTCTGGTTTCGTATGTGCAGCACAAACCTTACCCTTTTGCTGGTCGCGATGAAATGTTGGATCAACTTTTTCCGTTGCGCAAGAAGTTCACGACCTATGCGCCCTATTCTGAAGCAACACTTACGGATCTATTCACTTCGGCAGAGCTTTCGCAAGCGAAAAGATTAACCGCGACTGAACTGCGAACCGTTTACTTCGAAAATCAGGGGAAGCAGTTTGTCAAACACATTTTGCCACCTGAGGCACAGTATGCGCCGGTACATAGTATTGAAGTACTTGATTTTAATCGCGATGGTCACCTTGATTTTATCCTAGCTGGAAACCAGAGCGCGATACGCATCCGTTTGGGTAGTATTGATGCAAACTTTGGGCAGGTTTATGAAGGCGATGGCAAAGGAAATTTCAGGTACGTACCACAGGCGGAATCTGGATTGTCTTTGACTGGCGATGTCAAATCATTAAAGTGGATCAAAACCCCCGCCGGGGAATTCCTGCTTGCAGGTATCAATAATTTTGGCATTGTAGCCTACAAAGCAGTGGGGCAAAAATAA
- a CDS encoding vanadium-dependent haloperoxidase: MNQVQSKFCLMKYFFSISFFLILTTHLFAQRDEQAAAQFIQSAFHLSEVMLHDVASPPAAARFYAYSMLSAYEVLQRNQPDMLALSKNFHVVPDFFEVSLPTKFNPAFCATYAMLETGRLILPSGYMLEEKQLELIKIFQKNYKLNVKDIEPNRQYANQVAAQIVAHAKKDGYFSLSILPRYKPSTKEVGRWYPTPPEYMSAVEPQWKTIRTFFLDSANQFVPDAPAPFSTEKGSSFFNQLEEVVAVAKNLTPEQKAIAGFWDCNPFAVTYSGHAAMGVKKISPGGHWIGITGIACRKANASLQKTIEAHALIALSLHDAFVSCWHEKYHSDRIRPESAINKYVDEAWRPLLQTPPFPEYTSGHSVISTTSAEVLSYLFGENFAYVDTSEEYFGLPARSFKSFRAASQEAAISRLYGGIHFRDAIEAGQRQGEAIGKYIVDKIKKLN, translated from the coding sequence ATGAATCAAGTTCAAAGTAAATTTTGCCTGATGAAATATTTTTTCAGCATAAGCTTCTTTTTGATTCTAACGACACACCTGTTTGCGCAGAGAGATGAGCAGGCCGCAGCCCAGTTTATCCAATCAGCTTTTCATCTTTCAGAAGTAATGCTACACGACGTGGCCAGTCCGCCAGCTGCAGCCCGCTTTTACGCCTATTCCATGTTAAGTGCCTATGAAGTATTGCAGCGCAATCAGCCCGATATGCTTGCGCTCAGTAAAAACTTTCATGTCGTTCCTGACTTTTTTGAGGTAAGCCTTCCAACAAAATTTAACCCTGCATTTTGTGCTACCTATGCCATGCTTGAAACAGGTAGGTTGATTCTACCTTCTGGTTACATGCTGGAAGAGAAGCAACTTGAATTGATAAAGATTTTCCAGAAAAACTATAAACTGAATGTAAAGGACATTGAACCCAACCGGCAATACGCCAATCAGGTGGCAGCTCAGATAGTGGCCCACGCAAAGAAAGATGGCTACTTTTCACTCAGCATACTCCCGCGCTACAAACCCAGCACCAAAGAAGTGGGGAGGTGGTACCCAACTCCCCCCGAATACATGAGTGCGGTAGAGCCTCAATGGAAAACCATTCGAACATTCTTTCTCGATTCAGCCAATCAATTTGTGCCCGACGCTCCTGCGCCTTTCAGTACCGAGAAAGGAAGCAGTTTTTTTAATCAGTTAGAAGAAGTGGTTGCGGTAGCTAAAAATCTTACTCCAGAACAAAAAGCCATCGCTGGATTTTGGGATTGCAATCCGTTTGCGGTTACTTACTCGGGGCATGCCGCTATGGGCGTGAAGAAAATTTCACCGGGTGGCCATTGGATTGGCATCACAGGTATTGCTTGTCGCAAGGCAAATGCCTCACTACAAAAGACAATTGAGGCACACGCACTCATCGCGCTTTCGTTGCACGATGCCTTTGTAAGCTGCTGGCACGAAAAATACCACAGCGACCGCATTCGTCCAGAATCTGCTATCAACAAATATGTAGATGAAGCGTGGCGACCACTCCTGCAAACTCCACCGTTCCCGGAATACACCAGCGGCCATAGTGTAATCTCTACCACCAGTGCCGAGGTGCTGAGTTACCTCTTCGGAGAGAACTTTGCATACGTGGACACCTCAGAGGAGTATTTTGGTTTACCGGCCAGGTCGTTCAAGTCATTTAGAGCTGCATCGCAAGAAGCTGCCATCTCTCGACTTTATGGTGGCATCCATTTTCGTGATGCTATTGAGGCAGGCCAACGCCAGGGTGAAGCCATTGGAAAATACATAGTAGATAAAATCAAAAAACTAAATTGA
- a CDS encoding PSD1 and planctomycete cytochrome C domain-containing protein, with protein MIMQGNFLKKSWLWLAGLGAIGSILLLSECAKGPDALGTALPDVVDFNFHVKPILSDRCFKCHGPDAQKREADLRLDTKEGLFQALEKHKDQFVIVPGKPESSEMWRRLIHEDPDQLMPPPNSNLSLNETEKTIIRRWIAQGAKYQKHWAFLAPQKAPLPKVKRKGWNDSPIDRWVLTKMKDVNLEPNEREEWPRLIRRVCLDLTGLPPTEAVMQKFKDDDSPANYRRLVDYLLKQPSFGERMAAHWLDVSRYADSHGYQDDGPRTMWPWRDWVIHAFNTNMPYNRFVSWQLAGDMLPNPTKEMLLATGFNRNHKITQEGGVIEEEYRIEYVTDRTNTFSKAFMGLTMECSKCHDHKYDPITQKEYYELFSFFNSVPEEGLYGDISLVSLADPPRMYISNATVRDTLPFINKKPTDTAVVMIMQEMPKPRTTYILKRGQYDLHADSVQRGTPRSVLAFDKKFSPNRVGLADWLFSPKHPLTARVFVNRMWMEFFGTGIVKSSEDFGNQGELPTHPELLDWMAVDFREHNWDVKRLIREIVLSETYQQSNDISKRKQEVDPENRYLARGPRIRMSAEMIRDNWLATSGLLNSEVGGPSVKPYQPEGLWEDTNPGRGPLMFYKQDKREKLYRRSLYTFWKRTAPPPFMLTFDAPMRDYCVPKRTSTNTPLQALNMLNDPQMLESARWLAAALLKKTGGGEPAVRRAFERILTRSPETKELKQLLSYFQERRKELQKDAARAERMLLVGEVAQAKGVNPSDCAALSEVVQIIYNMDETITK; from the coding sequence ATGATCATGCAAGGGAATTTCCTGAAAAAAAGCTGGCTTTGGCTGGCGGGGTTGGGTGCTATTGGCAGTATTTTATTGCTCTCTGAATGCGCCAAAGGGCCAGATGCGCTGGGCACTGCCCTACCCGATGTTGTTGATTTCAATTTCCACGTCAAGCCCATTCTTTCCGACCGCTGCTTCAAGTGTCATGGGCCAGATGCCCAAAAGCGGGAAGCCGATCTGCGTCTCGATACCAAAGAAGGGCTTTTTCAGGCTTTGGAAAAACACAAAGACCAGTTCGTAATTGTACCGGGAAAGCCCGAAAGCAGCGAAATGTGGCGGCGTTTGATCCACGAAGATCCTGATCAATTGATGCCCCCGCCCAACAGCAACCTCAGTTTGAATGAAACCGAAAAGACCATCATTCGTCGCTGGATTGCCCAAGGGGCCAAATACCAAAAGCACTGGGCTTTTCTTGCTCCGCAAAAAGCGCCGCTGCCCAAAGTCAAGCGCAAAGGTTGGAACGATAGTCCGATCGACCGCTGGGTACTGACCAAAATGAAGGATGTCAACCTCGAACCCAACGAACGGGAAGAATGGCCGCGCCTCATCCGCCGGGTTTGCCTGGATTTGACGGGCTTGCCCCCCACGGAGGCCGTCATGCAAAAATTCAAGGATGACGATTCTCCGGCCAATTACCGCCGATTGGTCGATTACCTGCTCAAACAGCCCTCTTTTGGGGAAAGGATGGCGGCTCACTGGCTCGATGTATCGCGATATGCCGATTCACACGGGTATCAGGACGACGGGCCCCGCACAATGTGGCCCTGGCGCGATTGGGTCATCCATGCTTTCAACACCAATATGCCTTACAACCGCTTTGTCAGTTGGCAATTGGCTGGCGATATGTTGCCCAATCCCACCAAAGAAATGCTACTGGCTACAGGTTTCAACCGCAACCACAAAATCACCCAGGAAGGTGGGGTCATTGAGGAGGAATACCGCATTGAATACGTGACCGACCGCACCAATACCTTTAGCAAAGCCTTTATGGGCCTGACCATGGAGTGCTCCAAGTGCCACGATCATAAGTACGACCCCATCACCCAAAAGGAGTATTACGAGCTGTTTTCCTTTTTCAACAGTGTACCTGAAGAAGGGCTATACGGAGATATTTCGCTCGTATCGCTGGCCGATCCGCCCCGAATGTACATCTCCAATGCCACCGTGCGCGATACCTTGCCGTTCATCAACAAAAAACCAACAGATACGGCGGTCGTGATGATCATGCAGGAAATGCCCAAACCGCGTACCACCTATATCCTCAAACGGGGGCAATACGATTTGCACGCCGATTCGGTCCAAAGAGGCACCCCACGTTCCGTTTTGGCTTTTGATAAAAAATTCTCCCCGAACCGGGTCGGGCTGGCCGATTGGTTGTTCAGCCCCAAGCACCCCCTCACCGCCCGGGTATTCGTCAATCGAATGTGGATGGAGTTTTTTGGGACGGGGATTGTCAAGTCTTCCGAAGATTTTGGCAACCAGGGTGAGTTGCCTACCCATCCCGAGTTACTAGACTGGATGGCCGTTGATTTCCGGGAACACAACTGGGATGTCAAACGCCTGATTCGCGAAATCGTCTTGTCGGAAACCTATCAACAATCAAACGACATCAGCAAACGCAAACAAGAGGTAGACCCTGAAAACCGCTACCTGGCCCGCGGGCCACGCATCAGGATGAGCGCCGAGATGATTCGCGACAACTGGTTGGCTACCTCTGGTTTGCTCAATTCCGAGGTAGGCGGCCCCAGTGTAAAACCCTACCAACCCGAAGGCCTGTGGGAAGATACCAATCCTGGCCGGGGGCCTTTGATGTTTTACAAGCAAGACAAGCGGGAAAAACTGTACCGCCGAAGTCTGTATACCTTCTGGAAACGCACCGCTCCCCCACCCTTCATGCTGACTTTTGACGCACCGATGCGCGACTATTGTGTACCCAAACGGACCAGTACCAACACGCCGCTGCAAGCCCTCAACATGCTGAATGACCCACAAATGCTGGAATCAGCTCGTTGGTTGGCCGCGGCTTTGCTCAAAAAAACCGGTGGTGGCGAACCCGCAGTGCGCCGGGCTTTTGAACGCATCCTGACCCGCAGCCCGGAGACTAAAGAGCTCAAACAACTACTCAGCTATTTCCAGGAACGGCGCAAGGAACTGCAAAAAGACGCCGCACGGGCTGAAAGAATGCTCCTGGTAGGTGAGGTTGCCCAAGCCAAAGGGGTAAACCCCAGCGATTGTGCAGCGCTCAGCGAAGTGGTACAAATTATTTACAACATGGATGAAACCATCACCAAGTAA